In Bacteroidota bacterium, a genomic segment contains:
- a CDS encoding DegT/DnrJ/EryC1/StrS family aminotransferase: MNKIQMVDLGSQYKKIQEEIDSAVLNVIRSTAYINGPEVKKFQESLQDYLDVKHVIPCANGTDALQVSLMALELQPGDEVISVDFTFAATVEVIGLLKLTPVLVDVDEKTFNIDIDALKAAITPKTKAIIPVHLFGQVANMEEVMKVAKEHNLAVVEDTAQAIGADYTFADGTVKKAGTIGDLGTTSFFPSKNLGGYGDGGAVFTNNDELAHKLRGIVNHGMYRRYYHDEVGVNSRLDSIQAAILNIKLPHLDAYNAARAKAANYYSEAFKNCEKIETPFIADNSTHAFHQYTLKVKGTDRNALQEFLMSKEIPAMIYYPVPLHAQEAYKDERYNEADFKVTNQLIDQVISLPMHTELDEEQLEFITSSVLEFVKR, encoded by the coding sequence ATGAATAAAATTCAAATGGTTGACTTAGGAAGTCAATACAAAAAAATACAAGAAGAGATTGATTCTGCAGTACTAAATGTTATACGTTCTACGGCTTATATAAACGGCCCTGAAGTAAAAAAGTTCCAGGAATCTTTACAGGATTATCTTGATGTAAAACACGTTATCCCCTGTGCGAACGGCACAGATGCTCTTCAGGTTTCGCTTATGGCTTTAGAGCTTCAGCCCGGTGACGAAGTGATATCGGTTGATTTTACTTTTGCTGCAACAGTTGAAGTTATTGGATTACTTAAACTTACTCCTGTATTGGTTGATGTTGACGAAAAAACATTCAACATCGATATTGATGCTTTAAAAGCTGCTATTACTCCAAAAACAAAAGCTATTATTCCTGTTCACCTGTTTGGTCAGGTTGCTAATATGGAGGAAGTAATGAAAGTTGCAAAAGAGCACAACCTTGCTGTTGTTGAAGATACTGCTCAGGCAATTGGAGCAGATTACACTTTCGCTGATGGCACAGTAAAAAAGGCAGGAACTATTGGTGATTTGGGAACAACATCATTCTTCCCTTCCAAAAACCTTGGCGGATATGGTGATGGTGGAGCTGTGTTTACAAATAATGACGAACTTGCTCACAAATTACGTGGAATTGTAAATCACGGAATGTACCGCAGATATTATCACGATGAAGTGGGTGTAAACTCAAGACTTGACAGTATTCAGGCTGCCATCTTAAATATTAAATTACCACATTTAGATGCATATAATGCTGCAAGGGCTAAAGCGGCAAACTATTACAGTGAAGCATTTAAAAACTGTGAAAAAATAGAAACTCCATTTATTGCTGACAACAGCACTCATGCTTTTCATCAATACACATTAAAAGTAAAAGGAACAGACAGAAATGCATTACAGGAATTCCTGATGAGTAAGGAGATCCCTGCAATGATATATTACCCGGTACCATTACACGCCCAGGAAGCATATAAGGATGAAAGATATAATGAGGCAGATTTTAAGGTAACTAACCAATTGATCGATCAGGTAATCTCTCTTCCAATGCATACAGAACTGGATGAAGAACAGCTTGAATTTATCACTTCTTCAGTACTTGAGTTTGTAAAACGATAA
- a CDS encoding UDP-glucose/GDP-mannose dehydrogenase family protein produces MNISVVGTGYVGLVTGTCLAETGNDVICVDIDKKKVDMMRNGEVPIYEPGLEMMFERNIKAGRLHFTTSLDEAVKHASIIFLALPTPPGADGAADLKYILKVADDIGKIIDEYKVIVDKSTVPVGTSDKVFAQIKQHTEVPFDVVSNPEFLREGFAVDDFMKPERIVIGAESEKAIALMEALYKPYVRSGNPIISMDLKSAELTKYAANSFLATKITFMNEIANFCEIVGADVDMVRRGIGSDSRIGKRFLFPGIGYGGSCFPKDVQALYNSGKEMGYPFQILDSVMKVNHRQKTSIVPKIVNHFGGNLKGVKLAIWGLAFKPDTDDIREAPALYIIAELLKAGAEINAYDPEAMENVKALLGDKVNFFNDSYEALDEVDALVIATEWAQFRNPNFEIMSEKMKNKTIFDGRNLYDLSEMEEHGYYYESVGRRIIK; encoded by the coding sequence ATGAACATTAGTGTAGTAGGAACCGGATATGTTGGTTTAGTAACAGGAACATGCCTCGCGGAAACAGGAAATGACGTAATTTGTGTTGATATCGACAAGAAAAAGGTCGATATGATGCGAAACGGTGAAGTTCCTATCTATGAACCAGGACTTGAGATGATGTTTGAAAGGAATATAAAAGCCGGAAGGCTACATTTCACAACATCGCTTGATGAAGCCGTAAAACATGCATCTATTATTTTCTTAGCCCTGCCAACACCTCCCGGTGCAGATGGAGCTGCCGATCTGAAGTATATTCTTAAAGTGGCTGATGATATCGGAAAAATTATTGATGAATATAAAGTAATTGTAGACAAAAGCACTGTGCCTGTTGGTACTTCAGATAAAGTTTTTGCACAAATAAAACAACATACGGAGGTCCCTTTTGATGTAGTTTCTAATCCCGAATTTTTGAGAGAAGGATTTGCAGTTGATGATTTTATGAAGCCTGAGCGAATTGTAATCGGTGCCGAGTCGGAAAAAGCTATTGCACTGATGGAAGCCCTGTACAAACCGTATGTAAGGTCAGGAAATCCAATTATTTCGATGGATTTAAAATCAGCCGAACTTACTAAGTATGCAGCAAATTCTTTTCTGGCTACTAAAATCACTTTCATGAACGAAATCGCTAATTTCTGTGAAATTGTAGGAGCTGATGTTGACATGGTCCGTAGAGGAATCGGTTCGGATAGCAGGATTGGAAAACGATTCTTATTCCCCGGTATCGGATACGGAGGATCTTGTTTCCCTAAGGATGTACAGGCACTATACAACTCAGGAAAAGAAATGGGATATCCATTCCAAATTCTTGATTCTGTAATGAAAGTTAACCACAGACAAAAAACTTCAATTGTACCTAAAATTGTCAACCATTTTGGAGGTAATTTAAAAGGTGTGAAGTTGGCTATTTGGGGACTGGCATTCAAACCCGACACTGACGATATCAGAGAAGCTCCGGCACTCTATATAATTGCAGAATTGCTAAAAGCGGGAGCAGAAATTAATGCTTACGATCCGGAAGCAATGGAGAATGTAAAAGCATTGTTAGGCGATAAAGTAAATTTCTTCAATGATTCTTATGAAGCACTTGATGAAGTTGATGCTCTGGTTATTGCAACAGAATGGGCACAGTTTAGAAATCCTAATTTCGAGATAATGTCCGAAAAAATGAAAAATAAAACTATTT